A stretch of the uncultured Cohaesibacter sp. genome encodes the following:
- a CDS encoding bacterioferritin: protein MTNDKTIENLNTALQMEMSAAHQYQLNAQLLDDWGLGKLANQMREEMREEWGHSDRFIERILYLKGTPRIEFEKPPVLHTSLVDLFKADLEDEENAIATYTKAAKLAYDIGDIGSKALFEEIVLDEEGHKGWLELQLDLIERLGEKTYSAKFMSIGDENEEGA, encoded by the coding sequence ATGACCAACGACAAGACCATCGAAAATCTGAACACAGCCCTGCAAATGGAAATGAGTGCAGCCCATCAGTATCAGCTGAATGCTCAGCTGCTGGATGATTGGGGGCTGGGTAAGCTGGCCAACCAGATGCGCGAGGAAATGCGCGAAGAATGGGGCCATTCTGACCGGTTCATCGAGCGCATTCTGTATCTCAAAGGTACGCCGCGTATCGAGTTTGAGAAACCCCCTGTTCTGCATACATCCCTTGTCGATCTTTTCAAGGCGGACCTTGAAGACGAGGAAAATGCCATCGCCACCTACACCAAAGCGGCCAAACTGGCCTATGACATCGGCGACATCGGATCCAAAGCCCTGTTTGAAGAAATTGTCCTTGATGAAGAAGGGCACAAGGGCTGGCTTGAGTTGCAGCTTGATTTGATCGAGCGGCTGGGCGAGAAAACCTATTCTGCGAAATTCATGTCGATCGGTGATGAAAACGAAGAAGGCGCATAA